One genomic window of Bacteroidales bacterium includes the following:
- a CDS encoding TrkA C-terminal domain-containing protein gives LTTEGLIDTFELSADYSIVKITVPERYDGKILSESNIRSEFDITVLAIISREIDKSFLGIKIKTNQIKNIAKADSHLRKDDIMVIFGKIRDIERFLEKGN, from the coding sequence TTAACTACGGAAGGTCTGATAGATACGTTTGAACTCTCAGCGGATTACAGCATAGTCAAGATTACTGTTCCGGAAAGGTATGATGGAAAGATTCTAAGCGAGTCAAATATCCGTTCTGAGTTTGATATCACAGTTCTGGCTATTATTTCCCGGGAGATTGATAAAAGCTTCCTGGGAATTAAGATCAAGACAAATCAAATTAAAAATATTGCAAAAGCAGACAGCCATTTACGAAAAGATGACATTATGGTCATATTTGGAAAGATCCGGGATATTGAACGTTTCCTGGAGAAGGGCAACTAG